A genomic stretch from Microtus pennsylvanicus isolate mMicPen1 chromosome 11, mMicPen1.hap1, whole genome shotgun sequence includes:
- the Kcnmb1 gene encoding calcium-activated potassium channel subunit beta-1 yields MGKKLVMAQKRGETRALCLGVTMVVCAAITYYILGTTVLPLYQKSVWTQESTCHLIEANVKDHEELEGKKVPRYPCLWVNVSVVGQWAMLYHTEDTQDQNQQCSYIPSNLDNYQMALADVEKVRANFHEHQAFYCFSAPQIETSVVYRRLYGPQTLLFSFFWPTFLLTGGLLIIAMVKLNRSLSILAAQR; encoded by the exons ATGGGGAAGAAGCTGGTGATGGCCCAGAAGCGCGGAGAGACGCGAGCCCTCTGCCTGGGGGTGACAATGGTAGTGTGTGCTGCCATCACCTACTATATCCTGGGTACCACGGTGCTGCCTCTCTACCAGAAAAG TGTGTGGACCCAAGAGTCTACCTGTCACCTGATTGAAGCCAACGTCAAGGACCACGAGGAGCTGGAGGGCAAGAAGGTGCCCCGGTACCCATGCCTTTGGGTCAACGTATCAGTTGTGGGCCAGTGGGCCATGTTGTATCACACAGAGGACACTCAGGACCAAAACCAACAG TGCTCCTATATCCCTAGCAACCTGGACAACTACCAGATGGCCCTGGCTGATGTGGAGAAGGTCAGAGCCAATTTCCACGAGCATCAGGCTTTCTACTGCTTCTCTGCACCTCAAATCGAGACCAGCGTTGTGTATCGGCGCCTCTATGGGCCCCAAACcctgctcttctccttcttctggccCACCTTCCTGCTGACTGGTGGCCTCCTCATAATCGCCATGGTGAAACTCAACAGGTCCCTCTCCATCTTGGCCGCTCAGAGGTAG